Proteins found in one Physeter macrocephalus isolate SW-GA chromosome 17, ASM283717v5, whole genome shotgun sequence genomic segment:
- the ZNF821 gene encoding zinc finger protein 821 isoform X4, with product MSRRKQTNPNKVHWDQVFAGLEEQARQAMMKTDFPGDLGSQRQAIQQLRDQDSSSSDSEGDEEETTQDEVSSHTSEEDGGVVKVEKELENAEQPVGGNSVVEHEVTENLNSDPLLGLCQCPLCQLDCGSRGQLIAHVYQ from the exons ATGTCCCGTcggaaacagacaaatccaaataAAGTTCACT GGGATCAAGTATTTGCTGGGCTAGAAGAGCAAGCCCGCCAGGCGATGATGAAAACTGATTTTCCTGGAGACCTTGGCAGTCAGCGACAAGCTATCCAACAACTAAGAGATCAGGACTCCAGTAGCA GTGACAGTGAGGGTGATGAAGAGGAGACCACACAAGATGAAGTCTCTTCCCATACATCAGAGGAAGACGGAGGGGTGGTCAAAGTggaaaaagagttagaaaatgcAGAACAGCCTGTTGGTGGGAACAGTGTGGTAGAGCATGAG GTCACGGAGAATTTGAATTCTGACCCCTTACTTGGACTCTGCCAGTGTCCCCTCTGCCAGCTAGACTGTGGGAGTCGGGGGCAGCTGATTGCGCATGTGTACCAG TGA
- the ZNF821 gene encoding zinc finger protein 821 isoform X2, with the protein MSRRKQTNPNKVHWDQVFAGLEEQARQAMMKTDFPGDLGSQRQAIQQLRDQDSSSSDSEGDEEETTQDEVSSHTSEEDGGVVKVEKELENAEQPVGGNSVVEHEVTENLNSDPLLGLCQCPLCQLDCGSRGQLIAHVYQHTAAVVSAKSYMCPVCGRALSSPGSLGRHLLIHSEDQRSNCAVCGARFTSHATFNRIPSTRKRWEDQEHS; encoded by the exons ATGTCCCGTcggaaacagacaaatccaaataAAGTTCACT GGGATCAAGTATTTGCTGGGCTAGAAGAGCAAGCCCGCCAGGCGATGATGAAAACTGATTTTCCTGGAGACCTTGGCAGTCAGCGACAAGCTATCCAACAACTAAGAGATCAGGACTCCAGTAGCA GTGACAGTGAGGGTGATGAAGAGGAGACCACACAAGATGAAGTCTCTTCCCATACATCAGAGGAAGACGGAGGGGTGGTCAAAGTggaaaaagagttagaaaatgcAGAACAGCCTGTTGGTGGGAACAGTGTGGTAGAGCATGAG GTCACGGAGAATTTGAATTCTGACCCCTTACTTGGACTCTGCCAGTGTCCCCTCTGCCAGCTAGACTGTGGGAGTCGGGGGCAGCTGATTGCGCATGTGTACCAG CACACTGCAGCAGTGGTGAGCGCCAAGAGCTACATGTGTCCTGTCTGTGGCCGGGCCCTTAGCTCCCCCGGGTCATTGGGTCGCCACCTCTTAATCCACTCGGAGGACCAGCGGTCTAACTGTGCTGTGTGTGGAGCCCGTTTTACTAGCCATGCCACGTTTAACAG AATACCTTCAACTAGAAAGAGATGGGAAGACCAAGAACATTCATGA
- the ZNF821 gene encoding zinc finger protein 821 isoform X1, which yields MSRRKQTNPNKVHWDQVFAGLEEQARQAMMKTDFPGDLGSQRQAIQQLRDQDSSSSDSEGDEEETTQDEVSSHTSEEDGGVVKVEKELENAEQPVGGNSVVEHEVTENLNSDPLLGLCQCPLCQLDCGSRGQLIAHVYQHTAAVVSAKSYMCPVCGRALSSPGSLGRHLLIHSEDQRSNCAVCGARFTSHATFNSEKLPEVLNMESLPPAHSEGPSSAEGKDIAFSPPVYPAGILLVCNNCAAYRKLLEAQTPSVRKWALRRQNEPLEVRLQRLERERTAKKSRRDNETPEEREVRRMRDREAKRLQRMQETDEQRARRLQRDREAMRLKRANETPEKRQARLIREREAKRLKRRLEKMDMMLRAQFGQDPSAMAALAAEMNFFQLPVSGVELDSQLLGKMAFEEQNSSSLH from the exons ATGTCCCGTcggaaacagacaaatccaaataAAGTTCACT GGGATCAAGTATTTGCTGGGCTAGAAGAGCAAGCCCGCCAGGCGATGATGAAAACTGATTTTCCTGGAGACCTTGGCAGTCAGCGACAAGCTATCCAACAACTAAGAGATCAGGACTCCAGTAGCA GTGACAGTGAGGGTGATGAAGAGGAGACCACACAAGATGAAGTCTCTTCCCATACATCAGAGGAAGACGGAGGGGTGGTCAAAGTggaaaaagagttagaaaatgcAGAACAGCCTGTTGGTGGGAACAGTGTGGTAGAGCATGAG GTCACGGAGAATTTGAATTCTGACCCCTTACTTGGACTCTGCCAGTGTCCCCTCTGCCAGCTAGACTGTGGGAGTCGGGGGCAGCTGATTGCGCATGTGTACCAG CACACTGCAGCAGTGGTGAGCGCCAAGAGCTACATGTGTCCTGTCTGTGGCCGGGCCCTTAGCTCCCCCGGGTCATTGGGTCGCCACCTCTTAATCCACTCGGAGGACCAGCGGTCTAACTGTGCTGTGTGTGGAGCCCGTTTTACTAGCCATGCCACGTTTAACAG TGAGAAACTTCCTGAAGTCCTTAATATGGAATCCCTACCGCCAGCCCACAGTGAGGGCCCCTCCAGTGCTGAGGGGAAGGACATTGCCTTTAGTCCTCCAGTGTACCCTGCTGGAATTCTGCTTGTGTGCAACAACTGTGCTGCCTACCGGAAACTGCTAGAAGCCCAGACCCCCAGTGTACGCAAGTGGGCCCTGCGTCGACAGAACGAGCCTTTGGAAGTCCGGCTGCAGCGGCTGGAACGAGAGCGCACAGCCAAGAAGAGCCGGCGGGACAATGAGACCCCCGAGGAGCGGGAGGTAAGGCGCATGAGGGACCGAGAAGCCAAGCGCCTGCAGCGCATGCAGGAGACAGACGAGCAGCGGGCACGCCGGCTGCAGCGAGATCGGGAGGCCATGAGGCTGAAGCGGGCCAATGAAACCCCGGAGAAGCGGCAGGCCCGGCTCATCCGGGAGCGGGAGGCCAAGCGGCTCAAGAGGAGGCTGGAGAAAATGGACATGATGTTGCGAGCTCAGTTTGGCCAGGACCCTTCTGCCATGGCAGCCTTAGCAGCCGAAATGAACTTCTTCCAGCTACCTGTGAGTGGGGTGGAGTTGGACAGCCAGCTCCTGGGCAAGATGGCCTTTGAAGAGCAGAACAGCAGCTCTCTGCACTGA
- the ZNF821 gene encoding zinc finger protein 821 isoform X3 translates to MSRRKQTNPNKVHWDQVFAGLEEQARQAMMKTDFPGDLGSQRQAIQQLRDQDSSSSDSEGDEEETTQDEVSSHTSEEDGGVVKVEKELENAEQPVGGNSVVEHEVTENLNSDPLLGLCQCPLCQLDCGSRGQLIAHVYQNTFN, encoded by the exons ATGTCCCGTcggaaacagacaaatccaaataAAGTTCACT GGGATCAAGTATTTGCTGGGCTAGAAGAGCAAGCCCGCCAGGCGATGATGAAAACTGATTTTCCTGGAGACCTTGGCAGTCAGCGACAAGCTATCCAACAACTAAGAGATCAGGACTCCAGTAGCA GTGACAGTGAGGGTGATGAAGAGGAGACCACACAAGATGAAGTCTCTTCCCATACATCAGAGGAAGACGGAGGGGTGGTCAAAGTggaaaaagagttagaaaatgcAGAACAGCCTGTTGGTGGGAACAGTGTGGTAGAGCATGAG GTCACGGAGAATTTGAATTCTGACCCCTTACTTGGACTCTGCCAGTGTCCCCTCTGCCAGCTAGACTGTGGGAGTCGGGGGCAGCTGATTGCGCATGTGTACCAG AATACCTTCAACTAG
- the ATXN1L gene encoding ataxin-1-like, protein MKPVHERSQECLPPKKRDLPVTSEDMGRTTSCSTNHTPSSDASEWSRGVVVAGQSQAGARVSLGGDGAEAITGLTVDQYGMLYKVAVPPATFSPTGLPSVVNMSPLPPTFNVASSLIQHPGIHYPPIHYAQLPSTSLQFIGSPYSLPYAVPPNFLPSPLLSPSANLATSHLPHFVPYASLLAEGATPPPQASSPARSFNKAPSATSPPGQLPHHSSTQPLDLAPGRMPIYYQMSRLPAGYTMHETPPAGASPVLTPQEGQSALEAAAANGQRQRERNLVRRESEALDSPNSKGEGQGLVPVVECVVDGQLFSGSQTARVEVAVPAHRGTPDTDLEVQRVVGALASQDYRVVAAQRKGEPSPLNLSHHNPDHQGEGRGSARNAAEMAEKNQARGFYPQSHQEPLKHRPLPKAMVVANGNLVPTGTDPGLLPMGSEILVASSLDMQARAAFPDKESTPPPFTSSHLPSHFMKGAIIQLATGELKRVEDLQTQDFVRSAEVSGGLKIDSSTVVDIQESQWPGFVMLHFVVGEQQSKVSIEVPPEHPFFVYGQGWSSCSPGRTAQLFSLPCHRLQVGDVCISISLQSLNSHSVSQSSCAPPGQLAPPRERPERTVLGPREQCDSDGKSQPLGEGSRMVEPLQPEPGAQACWPAPSFQRYGMQGEEARAALLRPSFIPQEVKLSIEGRSNAGK, encoded by the coding sequence ATGAAACCTGTTCATGAGAGGAGTCAGGAATGCCTTCCACCAAAGAAACGAGACCTCCCCGTGACCAGCGAGGATATGGGGAGAACTACCAGCTGCTCAACTAACCACACACCCTCCAGTGATGCCTCTGAATGGTCCCGAGGGGTGGTGGTGGCCGGGCAGAGCCAGGCAGGAGCCAGAGTCAGCCTGGGGGGTGATGGAGCTGAGGCCATCACTGGTCTGACGGTGGACCAGTATGGCATGCTGTATAAGGTGGCTGTGCCACCTGCCACCTTCTCCCCAACTGGCCTCCCGTCTGTGGTGAACATGAGCCCCTTGCCCCCCACATTTAATGTAGCGTCTTCACTGATTCAACATCCAGGAATCCACTATCCCCCAATCCACTATGCCCAGCTCCCGTCCACCTCTCTGCAATTTATCGGGTCTCCTTATAGCCTTCCCTATGCTGTGCCACCTAATTTCCTACCGagtcccctcctttctccttctgccAACCTTGCCACCTCTCACCTTCCACACTTTGTGCCGTATGCCTCACTCCTGGCCGAAGGAGCCACTCCTCCCCCCCAGGCTTCATCCCCGGCCCGTTCATTCAACAAAgccccctctgccacctccccacCTGGGCAGTTGCCACATCACTCGAGTACTCAGCCACTGGACCTCGCTCCAGGCCGGATGCCCATTTATTATCAGATGTCCAGGCTACCTGCTGGGTACACCATGCATGAAACCCCTCCAGCAGGTGCCAGCCCAGTTCTTACCCCTCAGGAGGGCCAGTCTGCTCTGGAAGCAGCCGCTGCCAATGGACAGAGACAACGAGAGCGAAATTTAGTGAGACGGGAAAGCGAAGCCCTCGACTCCCCCAACAGCAAGGGTGAGGGCCAGGGACTGGTGCCAGTGGTAGAATGTGTGGTGGATGGACAGTTGTTTTCAGGTTCTCAGACTGCGCGGGTAGAGGTGGCAGTGCCAGCACACCGAGGGACCCCAGACACCGACCTCGAGGTCCAGCGGGTGGTTGGTGCTTTAGCTTCTCAGGACTATCGTGTGGTGGCAGCTCAGAGGAAGGGTGAGCCCAGCCCCCTCAACCTGTCCCATCATAACCCTGACCATCAGGGTGAGGGGCGAGGGTCAGCCAGGAACGCAGCAGAGATGGCCGAGAAAAATCAGGCCCGAGGGTTCTACCCTCAATCCCATCAGGAGCCCCTGAAACATAGACCTTTACCCAAAGCAATGGTTGTAGCCAATGGCAACCTGGTGCCCACTGGAACTGACCCAGGCCTGCTACCCATGGGCTCGGAGATCCTGGTGGCGTCAAGTTTGGACATGCAGGCCAGAGCCGCCTTCCCAGACAAGGAGTCAACGCCACCCCCCTTTACCTCTTCCCACTTGCCCTCCCATTTCATGAAAGGCGCCATCATCCAGCTGGCTACAGGGGAGCTGAAGCGGGTGGAGGACCTCCAGACCCAGGATTTTGTGCGCAGTGCCGAAGTGAGCGGGGGGCTGAAGATTGACTCTAGCACAGTCGTGGACATTCAGGAGAGCCAGTGGCCTGGATTTGTCATGCTGCATTTCGTGGTGGGTGAGCAGCAGAGCAAAGTGAGCATCGAGGTGCCCCCCGAGCACCCCTTCTTTGTATATGGCCAGGGTTGGTCCTCCTGCAGCCCCGGGCGGACTGCacagctcttctctctgccctgccaTCGGCTACAGGTGGGAGATGTCTGCATCTCTATCAGTTTACAGAGCTTGAACAGTCACTCAGTTTCTCAGTCCAGCTGTGCTCCCCCAGGCCAGCTGGCTCCTCCCCGAGAAAGGCCTGAGAGGACAGTCTTGGGACCCCGAGAGCAATGTGACAGTGATGGGAAAAGCCAGCCATTAGGCGAGGGCTCCCGAATGGTAGAGCCCTTGCAGCCAGAGCCTGGTGCTCAGGCCTGCTGGCCAGCCCCGAGCTTCCAAAGATATGGCATGCAAGGGGAGGAGGCACGGGCTGCGCTGCTCCGTCCCTCTTTCATTCCACAGGAGGTAAAGCTGTCCATTGAAGGGCGTTCCAATGCAGGAAAATGA